From a single Anaerolineae bacterium genomic region:
- a CDS encoding histidinol-phosphatase yields the protein MHSTHSCDARSTLTEMCQRAVELGLHFICFTEHLDLDPRDDGYRYFRPEAYFAEIEAARAQFRGQLTIGAGVEVCYQSQREDEIADWLERWPFDFVLGSVHIVEHGDDWVMVPDRASMLAWSACRTVRNAYLPYFEELRRAASSGLFDALAHLDLVKRYGTLVYGPFDRAAFADELDAVLEAALAYGTAIEINTSGLFQPAGETFPGLDTVRRYRELGGCILTIGSDSHDIHQLGRGLDVAIAQAQAAGFTEIACFLQRRPQLYPLPAIEAQEATA from the coding sequence GTGCACTCGACGCATTCGTGTGACGCGCGATCTACCCTCACAGAGATGTGCCAGCGGGCCGTAGAGCTGGGCCTTCATTTCATTTGCTTCACAGAGCATTTGGACCTGGATCCCCGCGATGATGGCTACCGCTATTTCCGGCCCGAAGCGTATTTTGCAGAGATCGAGGCAGCGCGCGCTCAATTTCGCGGGCAACTCACTATTGGAGCCGGCGTAGAAGTGTGTTATCAGTCCCAACGCGAGGATGAAATCGCCGATTGGCTGGAACGCTGGCCGTTCGATTTCGTGCTGGGATCCGTGCACATCGTGGAACATGGCGACGACTGGGTCATGGTCCCCGATCGTGCTTCCATGCTCGCCTGGTCAGCGTGCCGGACCGTGCGCAATGCCTATCTGCCGTACTTCGAGGAGTTACGGCGGGCGGCATCTAGCGGCCTTTTCGACGCACTAGCCCATCTGGACTTGGTGAAGCGCTACGGCACACTGGTATATGGCCCCTTCGACCGCGCCGCCTTCGCCGATGAGCTTGATGCAGTGCTAGAGGCGGCGCTCGCCTACGGCACGGCCATTGAGATCAATACGTCTGGCCTGTTCCAGCCGGCGGGGGAAACCTTTCCTGGCCTTGATACCGTGCGCCGATATCGCGAGTTAGGCGGCTGCATCCTCACCATCGGCTCCGACAGCCATGACATCCACCAGCTCGGCCGTGGCCTAGACGTCGCCATCGCTCAGGCGCAAGCAGCAGGGTTCACGGAGATCGCCTGTTTCTTGCAAAGACGACCCCAGCTCTATCCGCTGCCAGCAATCGAAGCCCAGGAGGCCACGGCATGA
- a CDS encoding NUDIX hydrolase, which yields MSRPHLQDERWQTLRRRLLLDRRPWLAVWEEDVLLPSGYRIERYLLAETRPYAMVFALTKDGRVPLVCQYKHGLRRMAYDLPAGYLDDTEDPLVCAQRELREETGLHGGEWHLLGSFVLDSNRGEAAAHLFLAIGVAGDGVQHLDPSEHIEVHLLPVAEVAERARAGEINGLASVASVFMALDALRRLGYEQ from the coding sequence ATGTCAAGACCTCACCTCCAGGACGAGCGTTGGCAAACACTGCGGCGCCGGCTTTTGCTCGACCGACGGCCGTGGCTGGCCGTATGGGAGGAGGACGTCTTGTTGCCATCCGGTTATCGCATCGAGCGCTATCTCTTGGCCGAAACCCGTCCATATGCGATGGTTTTCGCGCTGACGAAAGATGGCCGTGTTCCATTGGTCTGCCAATACAAACATGGCCTGCGCCGGATGGCGTATGATCTGCCGGCAGGTTACCTAGATGATACCGAAGATCCGCTGGTGTGCGCGCAGCGGGAGCTGCGAGAGGAGACAGGGCTGCACGGTGGAGAATGGCACTTGCTAGGCAGCTTCGTGCTCGACAGCAACCGCGGCGAGGCGGCCGCCCATCTGTTTCTGGCCATCGGAGTAGCTGGCGATGGCGTACAGCACCTGGACCCTAGCGAGCACATCGAAGTGCACCTGTTGCCGGTGGCTGAGGTGGCGGAGCGCGCTCGCGCCGGAGAGATCAACGGCCTGGCTAGTGTGGCAAGCGTTTTTATGGCGCTAGACGCGCTACGCCGTCTGGGATATGAGCAGTAA
- a CDS encoding LysM peptidoglycan-binding domain-containing protein produces MRRIARWLAGMTLIGAFIITPSLGTSAAPLAQGGTHVVRPGETLFSIAQRYGVTVDDLVRANGLTDADIIVVGQKLRIPGGDTDGESQSESEPGVHIVQAGETLSSIAMQYGVTVEEIAQASGISVSSILHVGQKLTIPKRASQPVAMSAPAPEPVPEPAPEVYMVQPGDTLESIAQRFGTSVASLARANQLSSPSLVFVGRRLVIPKPKVVRLYGGGKRVEVSISRQRCWVYEGDVVLYEWICSTGRPSSPTKPGSFAIQSKLTKAYGSSWNIWMPYWLGVYWAGGTENGFHGLPWNARTGRETWTGLVGTRITYGCIMLSNDNSKTLWDMAYIGMPVIIRY; encoded by the coding sequence ATGCGTCGGATAGCACGCTGGCTGGCTGGGATGACGCTGATTGGAGCCTTCATCATCACTCCCTCGCTAGGGACGTCGGCAGCCCCTCTAGCGCAGGGAGGAACACATGTCGTTCGCCCCGGCGAGACACTCTTCAGCATCGCCCAGCGGTACGGTGTGACAGTGGATGATCTGGTGCGGGCCAATGGCCTCACCGACGCTGACATCATCGTGGTCGGGCAGAAACTGCGCATCCCTGGCGGCGATACGGATGGTGAGAGCCAATCCGAGAGTGAGCCAGGCGTGCATATCGTGCAAGCCGGCGAAACCCTGTCCTCCATCGCGATGCAGTATGGCGTGACCGTCGAAGAAATCGCTCAAGCTTCGGGCATCTCCGTTTCCAGCATTTTGCATGTAGGCCAGAAGCTCACCATTCCGAAACGAGCCTCCCAGCCAGTCGCCATGTCAGCTCCCGCTCCGGAGCCGGTGCCCGAGCCAGCCCCAGAAGTCTACATGGTGCAACCAGGCGACACGCTCGAGAGCATCGCTCAGCGGTTCGGCACTTCGGTGGCTTCGTTGGCGCGGGCGAATCAACTGAGCAGCCCATCGCTGGTGTTCGTTGGGCGGCGGCTGGTCATCCCCAAGCCAAAGGTGGTGAGGCTTTACGGTGGTGGCAAGCGGGTGGAGGTCAGCATCTCTCGTCAGCGATGTTGGGTGTACGAGGGCGATGTGGTGCTATACGAGTGGATCTGCTCCACAGGGCGGCCCAGCTCACCGACGAAGCCCGGCTCGTTCGCCATTCAGAGCAAGCTGACCAAGGCTTATGGATCGAGCTGGAACATCTGGATGCCGTATTGGCTGGGAGTGTACTGGGCGGGTGGCACCGAAAACGGCTTTCATGGGCTGCCGTGGAACGCGCGAACCGGCCGGGAGACGTGGACCGGGCTGGTGGGCACTCGAATCACCTACGGATGCATCATGCTGTCCAACGACAACAGCAAGACCCTGTGGGATATGGCCTACATCGGCATGCCGGTCATTATCCGCTATTAA
- a CDS encoding ABC-2 family transporter protein: MNVRELWDVYRAQFKTTIAEQLQYRAALIIWLIGMVLEPVIYLVVWLTVARSSGGRVGGYTGGDFAAYFIVMMLVNHATFTWIMWEYDYRIRHGELSVMLLRPIHPIHSDIADNISYKLLTLTVMIPTTAGLILAFRPTWHPIPWAVLAFVPALLLAFVVRFLIEWTLALVAFWTTRVSAINQMYFVALLFLSGQIAPLSLLPMPIQIAATALPFRWMLAFPVELLLGRLTPREALFGFVAQGVWLVIGLVLLRAVWRAGVKLYAAVGA, encoded by the coding sequence ATGAACGTAAGGGAGTTATGGGATGTCTATCGAGCCCAGTTCAAGACCACCATCGCCGAGCAGCTTCAATATCGGGCGGCGCTGATCATCTGGCTGATCGGGATGGTGCTGGAGCCGGTGATCTACCTCGTGGTATGGTTAACGGTCGCTCGATCGAGCGGGGGACGCGTCGGTGGGTACACGGGTGGCGACTTCGCGGCCTATTTCATTGTGATGATGTTGGTGAACCACGCCACCTTCACTTGGATCATGTGGGAGTACGATTACCGGATCCGCCACGGGGAGCTCTCGGTGATGCTCCTGCGCCCCATCCATCCCATCCACTCCGACATCGCCGACAATATCTCTTACAAGTTGCTGACATTGACGGTGATGATCCCCACCACGGCGGGGCTGATCCTGGCGTTCCGGCCCACATGGCATCCGATCCCATGGGCAGTGCTCGCGTTTGTGCCCGCCTTGCTGCTGGCGTTTGTGGTGCGCTTCCTAATCGAGTGGACGTTGGCGTTGGTTGCATTCTGGACAACGCGGGTAAGCGCGATCAACCAGATGTACTTTGTAGCCTTGTTGTTTCTGTCAGGGCAGATCGCGCCCCTCTCGCTGTTGCCGATGCCTATCCAAATAGCTGCCACCGCGCTGCCGTTCCGCTGGATGTTGGCCTTTCCAGTAGAGCTCCTGCTGGGGCGGCTGACTCCTCGCGAGGCGCTCTTCGGATTTGTAGCGCAAGGGGTCTGGCTTGTGATCGGCCTGGTCTTGCTGAGAGCCGTGTGGCGGGCCGGGGTCAAGCTATACGCTGCGGTGGGGGCATAA
- a CDS encoding ATP-binding cassette domain-containing protein, giving the protein MTSIICVRDLRKIYTVHEREAGVLAALRSLIHRRVRQIAAVDGITFAVEPGEIVGFLGPNGAGKTTTLKVLSGLLYPTSGEVTVLGHIPWRRERAFLRQITLVMGQRNQLVWDIPVIDSFELNQAIYRIPAPDYRRTLDELTELLELGPLLRKPVRNLSLGERMKCEIAAALLHRPQVLFLDEPTIGLDVMMQRRIRAFIAEYNRRHGATVLLTSHYMADVEALCRRVIVIHHGKLLFDGDLASLVYRFSPYKTIIVELKNKTADLRPYGEVVTQMDGYVMLRVPKAETAKVTERLLADLLVNDLTVQDPPIEEVIEQVFTQESI; this is encoded by the coding sequence ATGACCTCCATCATCTGCGTTCGCGATCTGCGTAAGATCTATACCGTCCACGAGCGTGAGGCTGGCGTGCTGGCCGCGCTGCGCAGCCTGATCCATCGTCGCGTGCGCCAAATAGCGGCTGTAGATGGCATCACGTTTGCGGTGGAGCCCGGCGAGATCGTCGGCTTTCTGGGGCCCAACGGCGCGGGCAAGACCACGACGCTCAAGGTGCTTTCCGGCCTCCTCTACCCCACCTCGGGTGAGGTGACCGTGCTAGGCCACATCCCCTGGCGGCGCGAGAGGGCATTCCTGCGTCAGATCACCCTGGTGATGGGCCAGCGCAACCAGCTGGTGTGGGACATCCCTGTCATAGACTCGTTCGAGCTTAACCAGGCGATCTACCGAATCCCCGCTCCGGACTACCGCCGCACGCTGGACGAGCTGACCGAGCTTCTAGAGCTGGGGCCGTTGCTCCGAAAGCCCGTCCGCAACCTCTCGCTGGGCGAACGGATGAAGTGCGAGATCGCCGCGGCGTTGCTGCACCGCCCACAAGTGTTATTCCTAGACGAGCCGACCATCGGGTTGGATGTGATGATGCAGCGCCGTATCCGCGCTTTCATTGCGGAATATAACCGCCGACACGGGGCGACAGTATTGCTTACCAGCCACTACATGGCCGATGTGGAGGCCCTCTGTCGCCGCGTGATCGTGATCCACCACGGCAAGCTCCTTTTCGATGGCGATCTCGCCTCCCTAGTGTATCGGTTCTCGCCCTACAAGACGATCATCGTGGAGCTCAAGAACAAAACCGCCGATCTGCGGCCATATGGCGAGGTGGTGACGCAAATGGACGGTTACGTGATGCTGCGGGTGCCCAAGGCGGAGACAGCCAAGGTCACCGAACGGCTGCTGGCTGATCTTCTGGTCAATGACCTGACCGTCCAGGACCCTCCCATCGAAGAGGTAATTGAGCAGGTCTTCACACAGGAAAGCATATGA